A stretch of the Uranotaenia lowii strain MFRU-FL chromosome 3, ASM2978415v1, whole genome shotgun sequence genome encodes the following:
- the LOC129754145 gene encoding esterase B1-like — MVMRSTARSQPSGDRNARVIVQVTQGHICGATDVLPNGDPYYFFKGVPYAQPPIDELRFRSPVPIDRYPVSYMDCTKERNNCLGMDVITREITGDEDGLYLNIYTPKVNRKDGTADLPVIVFFHGGGLVGGHADSSMYLPNYLVQEGVVVVTVNYRLGVLGFLYLPEVGLEGNAGLKDQRMALQWVHQNIARFSGDPKNVTLFGASSGGVAGHYHCLSKESKKYFQKAILTSGSVFIDYAHQESPEEKARQLARLLGHDPKTDEEVFKVLCKAPADKLFRLQFQVLTKREKTFEKLFQIPFLPVIEREQSCDAIITKHPIELMSEPNGIGIPILTGYNNREGIMVLIDAVKHLDLYNKEPKRFIPRTLNLDYNSEEARELGKEIKKFYFQDKPVCQETVPQLVDLFTDKYLVAYPIITEMWARFQHNYKLFIYRFSFDGTLNKGKTLIPVAPLKGAAHIDEIYYLFSSPILKTEIPETDPAYQMRQKMVRLFTNFAKHGDPTPSTVDDPLIDFKWTPVENVPKNGAGLKMDLLSIKDNTHVGMEPMPERGRMQFWEKLFQKYNGHIANIKIPTLPLDMNNNI, encoded by the exons ATGGTAATGCGAAGTACGGCTCGCAGCCAACCTTCGGGCGATCGAAACGCTCGGGTCATAGTTCAAGTGACTCAGGGTCACATTTGCGGTGCTACAGATGTTCTTCCGAACGGAGATCCATACTATTTCTTTAAGGGGGTACCCTATGCCCAGCCCCCGATCGATGAGCTACGGTTCCGTTCGCCGGTTCCGATTGATCGGTATCCGGTAAGCTACATGGACTGCACCAAGGAGCGGAATAACTGCCTCGGAATGGACGTCATAACGAGGGAGATAACGGGCGATGAAGATGGCCTGTATTTGAACATTTATACTCCGAAGGTGAATCGGAAAGATGGAACAGCTGATCTTCCTGTGATTGTTTTCTTCCATGGTGGAGGATTAGTTGGAGGACATGCTGATAGCTCGATGTACCTACCGAATTATTTGGTTCAGGAAGGAGTGGTTGTTGTTACAGTCAACTACCGATTGGGTGTGTTAGGATTTCTCTATCTGCCGGAAGTCGGATTAGAAGGGAATGCTGGCCTTAAAGATCAG CGCATGGCATTGCAATGGGTTCATCAGAACATCGCACGATTCAGCGGGGACCCAAAAAACGTCACTCTTTTTGGAGCGAGCTCTGGTGGAGTAGCTGGGCACTATCATTGCCTCTCAAAAGAATCGAAAAAGTACTTCCAGAAAGCTATACTGACAAGCGGATCAGTTTTCATTGATTATGCTCATCAAGAATCACCGGAAGAAAAGGCACGTCAACTGGCTCGTCTTCTTGGACATGACCCTAAAACTGACGAGGAGGTGTTCAAAGTTCTGTGTAAGGCTCCTGCTGACAAACTTTTCAGATTACAGTTCCAAGTACTCACCAAACGGGAAAAGACCTTCGAAAAGCTGTTCCAGATTCCATTTTTACCCGTAATTGAACGTGAGCAATCTTGCGATGCCATCATAACCAAACATCCAATAGAACTTATGTCTGAACCCAATGGCATTGGAATCCCGATCCTCACGGGGTACAACAATCGTGAAGGTATCATGGTGCTCATTGACGCAGTCAAACATCTTGACCTGTATAATAAAGAACCTAAACGCTTCATACCTAGAACACTTAATCTAGACTACAATAGTGAGGAAGCTCGCGAACTTGGAAAGGAAATCAAGAAGTTCTACTTCCAAGATAAACCCGTATGCCAAGAAACAGTCCCTCAGCTGGTGGATCTTTTCACCGATAAGTACCTCGTAGCTTATCCAATTATCACAGAAATGTGGGCTCGATTCCAGCACAATTACAAACTTTTCATCTATAGATTCTCATTCGATGGAACGCTCAACAAGGGCAAAACTCTCATTCCGGTGGCCCCTCTGAAAGGGGCAGCCCACATCGATGAAATCTACTACCTGTTTAGTTCACCGATACTAAAGACAGAAATCCCAGAGACCGATCCAGCCTACCAAATGCGCCAAAAGATGGTTCGACTCTTCACGAACTTTGCCAAACACGGGGATCCAACACCTTCAACGGTGGATGATCCCCTGATTGATTTCAAGTGGACTCCGGTTGAAAATGTTCCGAAAAACGGCGCAGGATTGAAAATGGACCTGCTCAGCATCAAAGATAATACTCATGTTGGTATGGAACCGATGCCGGAACGAGGTCGAATGCAGTTTTGGGAGAAATTGTTCCAGAAGTATAATGGTCACATAGCgaatattaaaattccaacactGCCACTTGATATGAACAATAATATCtaa
- the LOC129754146 gene encoding uncharacterized protein LOC129754146, which translates to MNRQLKDLFDVVQLSSITGNVAPSSDHVVAYCTDVPELINRIKRSRPPVDDFVVKIGIDGGRSFFKITLSVISPQMEHLAGFKDGGVKKLFIIALSPNLAEKYDNISPVWTKLLKLHELEYLVAGDLKIINIIIGIMAHSSKNPCPYCEALKSELGVANGTARTKGSINENCTRKKKLNGKNFASCVNAPLVSGSDEDKIVNLCPPPPLHITLGIINTIFKSLEKKAPDWVDLWVEQAQVRHQQMTYGFTGRACHALLDATNCLADNPELSDYVTVLNNFKNVYAKCFSFKLEHGFEEAIADFASSWEKLNLPFTSKYHITKYHVADFCREAGRGLGLHNEQASESVHADFDVIWQRYKAPKSSKVYNDRLLNSLIDYNSNHMC; encoded by the exons atgaaCCGGCAGCTTAAAGACTTGTTTGATGTAGTTCAGTTGTCCAGCATCACAGGAAATGTAGCACCTTCGTCAGATCATGTTGTTGCATATTGCACTGATGTACCGGAACTCATTAACCGTATCAAACGTTCAAGACCACCTGTTGATGATTTTGTGGTGAAAATAGGAATTGATGGGGGTAGGAGCTTCTTCAAGATAACGTTATCTGTGATCTCTCCGCAAATGGAACATCTGGCTGGCTTCAAGGATGGCGGCGTGAAGAAGCTTTTCATCATTGCACTTTCACCAAATCTCGCTGAAAAGTATGACAATATTTCCCCCGTTTGGACGAAACTTCTCAAATTACACGAGCTCGAATACTTGGTTGCTGGGGACCTCaagattataaatattataattggCATAATGGCCCACTCTTCGAAGAATCCATGTCCATACTGTGAGGCTTTAAAGAGCGAGCTCGGTGTAGCAAACGGAACCGCGAGAACCAAAGGAAGTATAAACGAAAATTGcacaagaaaaaagaaattgaatggaAAGAACTTCGCAAGCTGCGTGAATGCCCCGTTGGTCTCGGGTAGTGATGAAGACAAAATCGTGAACCTTTGCCCGCCTCCACCGTTACATATAACGCTTGGAATtattaatacaatttttaagtCACTTGAGAAGAAAGCACCAGACTGGGTAGACTTATGGGTGGAACAAGCACAGGTGAGACACCAACAGATGACGTACGGTTTCACCGGAAGAGCTTGCCACGCGCTATTGGATGCTACCAATTGTTTGGCAGACAACCCTGAACTTTCAGATTACGTTACG GTTCTGAATAACTTCAAAAACGTGTATGCAAAATGCTTTTCCTTTAAACTCGAGCATGGGTTTGAGGAGGCTAttgcagattttgccagcagctGGGAGAAGCTGAATCTTCCATTCACATCTAAATATCACATTACAAAGTACCATGTGGCGGATTTCTGTCGAGAAGCCGGAAGAGGACTTGGGCTTCACAATGAGCAAGCCTCCGAATCCGTACATGCTGATTTTGATGTGATTTGGCAGCGATATAAAGCTCCCAAATCATCAAAGGTTTATAACGACCGTTTGTTAAACTCTTTGATTGATTACAACAGCAACCATATGTGttag